One region of Triticum aestivum cultivar Chinese Spring chromosome 6B, IWGSC CS RefSeq v2.1, whole genome shotgun sequence genomic DNA includes:
- the LOC123137158 gene encoding G-type lectin S-receptor-like serine/threonine-protein kinase LECRK2, protein MALPLLFLFSLLLQAPLHAQALQNITLGSTLTTQGPNASRISPSGEFAFGFRPSDADASVYLLAVSFDKITSKTVVWYANTNTTLPVGSQLQLTPGGVLSLQDPAGTEIWNPRVTNADHAAMLDTGNFVLYAKDGSIKWQSFEHPTDTILPSQELPKGSVLQSRLMDNDYSAGRFQLSVERDGNLRFYTLAVPYTVAVSSLFRYDPPYWDSHTGGNGSSLVFNTTGSIYYTTNSGRQINITSETLDSPADFYQRATLDADGVFRQYVYPKKAAQISGLNTEWKVMDVLPRNFCRAAAVETGSGACGFNSYCSFSFNTSKSVECECPPNYSFIDNERKYKGCKQDFPPHSCGLDDTESTQNFKLLPMNNINWPFGDYERYSPIGEDSCQRLCLTDCFCVAAVYYNSSCWKKRSPLSNGMEGDILGSVFIKVPRTDIPGSQSASNSNRWRKEKRYWIIGSSLLLGGSALVILYFGSYRVIGRKKPAQIQSMSPEALPLRAFTYKEIEKATDGFREELGSGASGIVYKGQLEDEFGTGIAVKKIDKMLQESEKEFAIEVQTIGRTFHRNLVRLLGFCTQGKERLLVYELMTSGSLNGFLFCGTRPTWNLRVQVALGLARGLLYLHEECNTQIIHCDIKPQNILLDENLVAKISDFGLAKLLRTNQTQTNTGIRGTRGYVAPEWFKNIGITSKVDVYSFGVILLEIVCCRRNVEPETADEEQAILTYWANDCYRSGRLDLLVKGDDEAIFNIKKVERFVAVALWCLQEEPTMRPSMLKVTQMLDGSVPIPTPPDPSSFISSLQ, encoded by the coding sequence ATGGCGCTGCCACTGctcttcctcttctccctcttgcTTCAAGCTCCTTTGCACGCACAGGCACTCCAAAACATCACACTAGGATCTACCCTGACCACTCAAGGCCCAAACGCCTCACGGATTTCACCCTCCGGTGAGTTCGCGTTCGGCTTCCGCCCCAGCGATGCCGACGCCTCTGTCTACCTTCTCGCCGTCTCGTTCGACAAGATCACCTCCAAAACCGTTGTCTGGTACGCCAACACCAACACAACACTGCCAGTTGGCTCCCAACTGCAGCTCACGCCTGGTGGCGTGCTTTCGCTCCAGGACCCTGCCGGCACAGAGATATGGAACCCCCGGGTGACCAACGCCGACCATGCCGCCATGCTCGACACAGGCAATTTCGTGCTCTATGCCAAAGATGGCTCCATCAAATGGCAGAGCTTTGAACACCCAACCGACACCATCCTGCCCTCCCAGGAGCTGCCTAAAGGGTCCGTCCTGCAAAGCCGGCTCATGGACAACGACTACTCAGCTGGAAGGTTCCAACTCAGCGTAGAGCGTGATGGCAACTTAAGGTTTTACACCTTGGCTGTTCCCTACACCGTGGCTGTTTCCTCCCTTTTCCGCTATGATCCTCCATATTGGGATTCTCACACTGGTGGAAATGGTTCAAGCCTCGTGTTCAACACAACTGGCAGCATCTACTACACTACAAATTCTGGCAGACAAATCAATATTACATCAGAAACACTTGACTCACCGGCAGACTTCTACCAGCGCGCCACACTTGATGCAGATGGGGTGTTCAGGCAATACGTGTACCCCAAGAAGGCAGCTCAGATCAGTGGATTGAACACGGAGTGGAAAGTTATGGACGTACTCCCACGAAACTTCTGTCGGGCTGCTGCAGTAGAGACTGGAAGTGGTGCCTGTGGGTTCAACAGCTATTGCAGCTTCAGCTTCAACACAAGCAAGAGTGTGGAATGTGAGTGCCCACCAAACTACTCATTCATCGACAACGAGAGGAAGTACAAAGGTTGCAAGCAAGACTTCCCTCCACATAGCTGTGGCTTGGATGATACTGAATCTACTCAGAATTTCAAGCTACTTCCAATGAACAATATCAATTGGCCTTTTGGCGACTATGAGCGTTACAGCCCCATTGGTGAGGATTCTTGCCAAAGACTTTGCTTAACTGATTGCTTTTGTGTTGCTGCGGTGTACTACAACAGTTCTTGCTGGAAAAAGAGGAGCCCCTTGTCCAACGGAATGGAAGGTGACATACTGGGATCAGTTTTTATCAAAGTTCCCAGGACTGATATTCCTGGGTCCCAGTCGGCCAGTAACTCCAATAGATGGAGAAAAGAGAAGAGGTATTGGATAATAGGAAGTTCACTGCTCCTTGGAGGATCTGCCCTTGTTATTCTGTATTTTGGATCTTACCGTGTCATTGGCCGAAAGAAGCCAGCCCAGATACAATCAATGAGTCCCGAGGCATTGCCTCTTAGAGCATTCACGTACAAGGAGATTGAGAAGGCGACAGATGGATTTCGTGAAGAGCTGGGTAGCGGTGCATCTGGTATCGTATACAAGGGCCAGCTGGAAGATGAGTTTGGGACTGGCATTGCAGTCAAGAAGATTGACAAGATGCTCCAAGAGAGTGAAAAGGAGTTCGCCATTGAGGTTCAAACCATCGGAAGGACCTTCCACAGAAActtggtacggttgcttggtttcTGCACACAAGGAAAAGAGAGGCTTCTGGTGTACGAGTTGATGACCAGTGGCTCGCTTAATGGATTCCTTTTTTGTGGTACAAGGCCAACCTGGAACCTTCGCGTTCAAGTCGCACTTGGGTTGGCAAGAGGCCTGCTCTACTTACATGAGGAATGCAACACTCAAATAATCCATTGTGACATAAAGCCCCAAAACATCCTTCTTGATGAGAATCTCGTGGCAAAGATCTCAGACTTTGGCCTAGCAAAGTTGCTCAGGACAAATCAGACACAGACGAACACTGGCATCAGGGGAACTCGAGGGTACGTCGCCCCCGAGTGGTTCAAAAACATAGGGATCACATCCAAGGTGGATGTTTATAGTTTTGGGGTGATCTTGCTAGAGATTGTGTGTTGCAGACGGAATGTGGAGCCAGAGACAGCTGATGAGGAGCAAGCAATACTGACATATTGGGCAAATGACTGCTACAGAAGTGGGAGGCTTGACTTGTTAGTCAAGGGTGATGATGAGGCAATCTTCAATATAAAGAAGGTGGAACGCTTCGTGGCCGTGGCATTGTGGTGTCTCCAAGAGGAGCCAACAATGCGGCCAAGCATGCTGAAAGTGACACAGATGCTTGATGGATCCGTTCCAATCCCCACACCCCCTGATCCATCTTCCTTCATTAGTTCACTCCAATAG